ACATCACTTGTAGCCAAATGGTGTGGTAGTAACCCATCCACGAAAAACAAATGAGGGTTACTTCTAGCGCGATTAAAAATAGCCCTCGCTTTATTAAAAAACTTCGTGCAGAGCGCGCTACACCACTTGCTGGGTGACTATAAAGCCACGCCGATAAACCGGTTAAAAAGATAAAGGTCGGCGCACAAAAGTGTGCAGCAAAGCGACTCCAAAAAAGCCCCGGCGATGTCGTATCAACCACCATAGGGTCAGCCACCTGCATGTGCAAGAAAAAGCGCTCTCGCACATGATCAAGTAACATCAGCAAAATAACGACACCACGCATGATGTCGATACTGTGAATACGGCTTTTAACGTGCTCAGAAGTCATAACTCACGCCAAGTTTAAATTGCGTAGGAGCACCCGGGTAGGCCCACAATGCATTGTATGAGCTTGCGATGTACTCTTCATCAAACACATTATCAACATTTAATGATACCGTTGTACGTTCAGTCGCTCGCCATTTAGCAAATAAACCAACGGTTTGATAGCTCGGCAGACGAAAAGTCAAATCAGCAGGGTCGCCTAAACGGTCAGACACATATTGGTAATGACCACCAATCTTTATTTCTTGTGCAAATACACTTAAGTCATGGTTTAAACCAATTGAAAGGTTATTTTTTGGTACGTTAACAAGTGGGCTGCCTTTCGGAATTGGTACTAACCAGTCAACATTTAAACTGTCTGTTGCTGTCTCGGCATCTACATAGGCATAAGACAGGTTGTACTCGGTATTGTCACCCAATGAACCCGTTAAATCTAACTCAAAACCTGTACTATTTGCTTTACCTACTGGCGTTGAATAACCCACATTGACTGGGTCTGCCACCAGCATATTGCTCTTGCTTGCATCAAAGTAAGCAAGCGTGCCGCTGATATTGGCATAGCTAAATTTAACACCGACTTCAAACGAGTCGCTTTCTTCAAAACCGAATGGCTTACCTTCTGCGTCGGTGCCGCTAAGTGGTAAAAAGCCTTCTGAGTAGCTTGAGTAAAAGTTAATATCGTCATTAAGAGCGTAAACCACACCCAAACGTGGGCTAATGCGATTTTCTTTACTGTTAGAAGCAACACCTGACTTAGTTTCAAAGATGTCTTGCTCAATTTCATCAAAACGCAGACCTAGCATCACTTTTAGGTTATCGGTTAAATCAAGCTGGTCTTGCAAATAGATACCATAAGCATTTTGCTCTTCTTTATTCTCGTATTGCATGCCCATTTCAGGGCCTTTGCCAGTGCTGTAATCTGGCTCATAGATATCAATAGTGTAGGTACCATTACCACCACGATAGCGATATAACCCCGTGCGTAATTCATAATCATACGCATCAGCACCAACGAGTACATGGTTCGTAATACCTGCAAAATCAAAATGACCACTTAATTCAAAGCGTACAGAGGTATCTTCAGACTCATAATCACGGTAACGATGTTGACGAGTTAACGTTCTACCATCATCAAACAAAGATTGGCGAGATGGCGATAGTTCAGCATCAGATGATTCTCCTGTCAGGGTTGCTGAACGATAGTTAGCCCCTGCTAGTAATGACCACTGACTATTAAAATCATAATTATAATTAATCTGATGGCCTCTAGAGTGAACTTTAGTTGGCGCATCAATTGGGTTACCTAAAAAGCGTGACTCAGGAACGGTATCAAAATCATCATTAAGTACCACAATACCGCGATCATACATTTGCTGTTGGTCAACATATTCAAATTCATAAGTAAGCGATGACTTGTCGTTAATCTGGTAATAAAGAGAAGGCGTAATGACGAATTTGTCGTGATGTACATAGTCTCT
The nucleotide sequence above comes from Pseudoalteromonas shioyasakiensis. Encoded proteins:
- a CDS encoding TonB-dependent siderophore receptor — protein: MKYSTLSLALAAAFAANTHAADNSDMETITIEHKQAFRGDIPTKDLPQSITTLSKDMMTDNGITKFRDALDFSASISRKNNGGALWDSYSIRGLSGNENMPSGYLVNGFSGGRGFAGPRDVSNIEYIEVLKGPGSALYGRSEPGGTINIITKKPQFYQQGQLQAEFGSDDHKRIQGDYTNGLTDDLAFRINGAWQDSDSFRDYVHHDKFVITPSLYYQINDKSSLTYEFEYVDQQQMYDRGIVVLNDDFDTVPESRFLGNPIDAPTKVHSRGHQINYNYDFNSQWSLLAGANYRSATLTGESSDAELSPSRQSLFDDGRTLTRQHRYRDYESEDTSVRFELSGHFDFAGITNHVLVGADAYDYELRTGLYRYRGGNGTYTIDIYEPDYSTGKGPEMGMQYENKEEQNAYGIYLQDQLDLTDNLKVMLGLRFDEIEQDIFETKSGVASNSKENRISPRLGVVYALNDDINFYSSYSEGFLPLSGTDAEGKPFGFEESDSFEVGVKFSYANISGTLAYFDASKSNMLVADPVNVGYSTPVGKANSTGFELDLTGSLGDNTEYNLSYAYVDAETATDSLNVDWLVPIPKGSPLVNVPKNNLSIGLNHDLSVFAQEIKIGGHYQYVSDRLGDPADLTFRLPSYQTVGLFAKWRATERTTVSLNVDNVFDEEYIASSYNALWAYPGAPTQFKLGVSYDF